The Mycetohabitans endofungorum genome contains a region encoding:
- a CDS encoding DUF802 domain-containing protein — translation MTRFHLNVVVFLAGLAIVCWIGAGYFGANPLALAVTLLIGGGYLAGALELRRYQQASATLMRAVAGLSAPPPTLEVWLAQLHPDLRSAVRLRLDGQRVALPAPVLTPYLVGLLVLLGMLGTLLGMVTTLRGTGAALQSATDLGAIRASLAAPVSGLGFAFGTSIAGVAASAMLGLLSALCRRERVNAAQQLDTAIATTLRAHSSAHQRETTFQILQRQADAMPALVDRLQTMITHIERQTRTLSEQQLAGQQAFLDRVEHAHARLTSSVTQSLTECVADSARAAGTALQPVVQATMASLARDTASLHDTVAGAVQQQLHALSASLDATTRDVATVWSEALADHRQSNDALLKHLRVSADQFAKAAEQRAATLLQTLSARLEANVATLAQTCQQTLTRQEQAAEQRAADHQRALEAAVATLAQRSMASLDAMEQSQARLRAELQSQDEHRLDTWTTTLTSMAATLRHQWEEAGTHAAAQQQHICDTLARTAQQISAQANEQANKTIAEIGKLVQAASQAPLAAAQVIAELRQQLSDSLERDTAVLQERGRVLETLATLLDAVNHASNEQRSAIDALVSTSASLLERVGNRFTDEVRASTQQVEAAATQLTSSAVEVASLGEAFGAAAQSFGASNDTLVEHLQRIEAALDKSLARSDEQLAYYVAQAREVIDLSMMSQKQIIEELQQLAMQRARAGAEAP, via the coding sequence ATGACCCGCTTTCACCTTAACGTTGTTGTCTTCCTGGCCGGCCTGGCCATCGTATGCTGGATCGGCGCCGGCTACTTCGGCGCCAACCCGCTGGCCTTGGCCGTCACGCTGCTGATCGGTGGCGGTTATCTTGCAGGCGCTTTGGAATTGCGCCGCTACCAACAGGCCAGTGCCACGTTGATGCGCGCCGTAGCCGGCCTATCCGCCCCCCCGCCGACGCTGGAGGTCTGGCTGGCACAGTTGCATCCCGACTTGCGCAGTGCGGTGCGACTGCGGCTGGACGGTCAGCGGGTCGCGTTGCCGGCTCCGGTGCTGACACCCTACCTGGTGGGATTGCTGGTGCTGCTCGGCATGCTGGGTACCCTGCTAGGCATGGTAACGACGCTGCGTGGCACCGGCGCCGCACTGCAAAGCGCGACCGATTTGGGCGCCATCCGGGCGTCGCTTGCCGCGCCGGTCAGCGGACTGGGCTTTGCGTTCGGCACATCGATCGCAGGCGTGGCGGCATCCGCCATGCTGGGCCTGCTTTCCGCTCTGTGCCGACGCGAGCGCGTCAACGCCGCGCAGCAACTCGATACGGCCATCGCGACGACATTGCGGGCCCATTCGAGCGCTCACCAGCGTGAGACGACTTTTCAGATCTTGCAGCGGCAAGCCGATGCGATGCCTGCACTGGTCGACCGGCTGCAAACAATGATCACGCACATCGAGCGGCAGACACGAACGTTGAGCGAGCAACAACTCGCCGGGCAGCAAGCGTTCCTCGACCGGGTCGAGCACGCGCACGCGCGCCTGACCTCATCCGTGACGCAATCGCTGACAGAATGCGTGGCCGACAGCGCCCGCGCCGCGGGCACGGCGCTGCAGCCGGTCGTCCAGGCGACGATGGCTAGCCTGGCGCGCGATACGGCGTCGCTGCACGATACCGTCGCCGGCGCCGTGCAGCAGCAGTTGCATGCGCTATCCGCGAGCCTGGACGCGACCACGCGCGATGTAGCGACGGTCTGGAGTGAGGCGTTGGCCGACCATCGGCAGTCCAATGACGCGCTGCTCAAGCACCTTCGCGTCTCGGCGGACCAATTCGCAAAGGCGGCCGAACAACGCGCCGCGACCCTGTTGCAGACGCTGTCGGCACGCCTGGAAGCCAACGTGGCGACGCTTGCCCAGACTTGTCAGCAGACGCTAACCCGGCAGGAGCAGGCCGCGGAGCAACGCGCCGCGGACCATCAACGCGCGCTCGAAGCGGCCGTTGCGACGCTCGCGCAGCGCTCAATGGCGTCGCTGGATGCAATGGAACAATCGCAGGCGCGGCTGCGCGCCGAACTGCAATCGCAGGACGAACACCGACTGGACACCTGGACCACGACACTGACGTCGATGGCCGCCACGTTGCGCCACCAATGGGAGGAAGCCGGCACGCACGCCGCCGCGCAGCAGCAACACATCTGCGACACGCTGGCGCGTACAGCGCAACAGATCTCGGCGCAAGCCAACGAGCAGGCCAATAAGACGATCGCAGAGATCGGCAAGCTCGTGCAAGCCGCGTCGCAGGCGCCGCTGGCCGCAGCGCAGGTGATCGCCGAGCTGCGCCAGCAACTGTCCGATAGCCTCGAGCGCGACACAGCGGTTCTGCAGGAACGCGGCCGAGTACTCGAAACGCTGGCGACGCTACTCGACGCGGTCAACCATGCGTCCAATGAGCAGCGCTCGGCCATCGACGCACTGGTCTCGACATCGGCAAGCTTGCTGGAGCGCGTCGGCAACCGGTTCACCGACGAGGTCCGGGCCAGCACGCAGCAGGTGGAGGCCGCCGCGACGCAACTCACCAGCAGCGCGGTCGAGGTGGCCAGCTTGGGCGAGGCGTTCGGCGCAGCGGCCCAGTCCTTTGGCGCGTCCAACGATACGCTGGTTGAGCATCTACAGCGCATCGAAGCGGCGCTGGACAAGTCGCTCGCGCGCAGTGACGAGCAACTCGCCTACTACGTCGCGCAGGCGCGGGAAGTCATTGACTTAAGCATGATGTCGCAGAAACAGATTATCGAGGAGTTGCAACAACTCGCCATGCAGCGGGCGCGTGCTGGAGCCGAAGCGCCATGA
- a CDS encoding DUF3348 domain-containing protein, whose translation MVQVPRPTASGAPTLVRLLARLAQLDVAESGQSLPDQLSQWLGWTDAIALSTALNANAHGAASDAAGVADVGNDASAHTATVRTSLIRRIDAACGFATGARHAAKPAALRGASSDAVPDYADFRHRYVGVQHAMATDIGALRGRLRTMLATRAPDMARLCAVDTVMEQALATREHHLLANVPALLGAHFARLRDAASLPAPPAQTHVPQQACTQVPLQTDAPTPAGAPGSWLDVFRNDMRSVLIAELDVRFQPVQGLLSAYRTC comes from the coding sequence ATGGTGCAAGTCCCCCGGCCAACGGCGTCCGGCGCCCCGACGCTCGTTCGTCTGCTTGCGCGGCTCGCGCAACTCGATGTAGCCGAATCTGGACAATCGTTGCCGGACCAATTGAGCCAATGGCTCGGCTGGACCGACGCCATTGCGTTGTCAACCGCGCTCAACGCCAATGCGCATGGCGCCGCATCGGACGCGGCCGGCGTGGCGGACGTGGGCAATGACGCGTCGGCGCATACTGCCACCGTGCGCACGTCGTTGATCCGCCGCATCGATGCAGCTTGCGGCTTCGCCACTGGAGCGCGCCACGCAGCCAAGCCCGCAGCGCTGCGCGGGGCGAGCAGCGACGCCGTGCCCGACTACGCCGATTTTCGTCACCGCTACGTCGGCGTGCAGCACGCGATGGCAACAGATATCGGTGCGCTGCGGGGGCGGCTACGCACAATGCTGGCGACGCGCGCGCCGGATATGGCGCGGCTGTGCGCCGTCGATACCGTCATGGAGCAGGCACTAGCAACACGCGAGCATCACCTGCTGGCCAACGTGCCCGCGTTGCTCGGCGCGCATTTTGCCCGCTTGCGCGACGCCGCGTCTCTCCCCGCGCCGCCGGCACAGACGCACGTGCCACAGCAAGCGTGCACGCAAGTTCCACTTCAAACTGACGCACCGACGCCTGCGGGTGCGCCTGGCAGCTGGCTGGACGTATTTCGCAACGACATGCGCAGCGTGCTGATCGCCGAACTCGACGTCCGGTTCCAACCGGTGCAGGGACTGCTGTCGGCCTACCGTACCTGCTAA
- a CDS encoding Tc toxin subunit A — translation MNQKISPLINVLEARYKTAGRLAELGYQSVFDVARVTREQFVREHREQLGPKAARACYDQTVGYAQQVAFRFRQRRLTRLVQQTFGPFSGPGPSYDEQFRLDWGQMSAVDAIEANTSPAAYLVSLYHLAMNQERNAPQPDAINSLAKRRPDIPELIVDNDSLNQRLPELTLVNTVLSRAIEDTVPDGKTVDETLAETYYPNQLPYHFAHQQTIEGFAVSGMSLTEVMQRVDTAWPYFIAPVAPADTTARMEAMRLASPLAPPLQTLITAAPYFSTHMLTLAQLAAKWGSDLYSTAEIDPWSNLNNHAYVTPLQGAVLDGPDTLIWNNEFNDFATLKLKAISDRHVVLTGQNKEYYYWAINNAVSTQAAPYKRYPILQYRDEDNAELDLKANPLRADFFIRMQTWSPRKYYAEISFTLILDGNDNPVFYTSDQVDFYQNHFGVNPTPIHHNHATYLSNVNQLTCHTGLSVADLERALCTRVGGDTVIVSPHIVVRNAIFTNGKTDQTPHMPYHYGAVYLHAGKRPAIEMVEDKDGNLTLTGLTDDRLDRLNRLIRMQRALDLPFDQLDYFISAGMRAEGVDPLQADGNLGLYTNTNTLRLLGVFRHYQQRYGVTAEQFAAVVHQITPYAITPNVPMLDRLFNSKQLFDQSYTLDWENVDYTATATTVDKERDARIVKQLAAGLKLTDAEFLLLVDLVAQYQGNQANHTFPNSLNAVSALYRLASIPRWLGLTIASGLAFIRLLDQAKWLGDDCSLLAQLAGVPAIAVLDNNGRPQANDILDGLMLLSIATDWLHAQEVSVAQCAAWLLPVPPQMGNQRQLDLIQQLSQGISHSVVTPTRYAQSGAPTTDTEGVALDWATLMQQANLVDAQGLVQDNADTVSQDSITAAVQTVVMAQALNKDSQAQATTALSALLYNAQQSQHGILASTLAQLLAVPQALVRPLVQWAGSTPCEFLNQTLAQKSVTCPQQITDTYLKLLAMLSRGAQLAACFELSAAMLNSYLAQPGWFGECEPNLTTLSFATLYHLGCYRDWLHHTSHTENDLLAYLGRVNSDAPPSAQDAAPLLATLLGWQASEVQAAAAYVMGDADTPARTIPQIATILRLYRLSQQTGLAVASLTSTISIRTNSDYASWQRLGQAVAAASEQVTTAMH, via the coding sequence ATGAATCAAAAAATCAGCCCGCTAATCAATGTGCTTGAAGCACGCTACAAGACGGCGGGGCGACTTGCTGAACTGGGCTACCAGTCTGTCTTTGATGTGGCGCGTGTGACGCGGGAGCAGTTTGTCCGTGAACATCGCGAGCAGCTCGGCCCTAAGGCCGCCCGTGCCTGTTATGACCAAACAGTCGGCTATGCGCAGCAAGTGGCGTTCCGGTTTCGTCAGCGGCGCTTGACGCGCCTGGTGCAGCAAACCTTTGGGCCGTTTTCTGGTCCCGGTCCCAGCTATGACGAGCAGTTCCGCTTAGACTGGGGGCAGATGAGTGCGGTAGACGCCATCGAAGCGAATACGTCACCGGCAGCCTATCTCGTGTCGCTGTATCACTTGGCGATGAATCAAGAACGAAACGCGCCTCAGCCCGACGCGATCAACTCACTGGCAAAGCGCCGCCCCGATATTCCAGAGCTGATCGTGGATAACGACAGTTTGAACCAGCGGTTACCCGAACTGACACTGGTCAATACGGTGTTGAGCCGTGCGATTGAGGACACGGTGCCGGACGGAAAAACGGTCGATGAAACGTTGGCAGAGACTTACTATCCGAACCAGCTGCCATACCATTTTGCGCATCAGCAAACCATCGAAGGATTCGCCGTGAGCGGCATGTCGCTCACGGAGGTGATGCAGCGGGTCGATACTGCGTGGCCTTACTTTATCGCCCCTGTCGCGCCTGCCGACACCACAGCAAGAATGGAGGCGATGCGACTTGCGAGTCCATTAGCGCCGCCATTACAAACGTTGATCACTGCTGCACCTTATTTTAGTACTCATATGCTGACGTTGGCACAACTTGCTGCTAAATGGGGAAGTGATCTTTACTCCACGGCAGAGATTGATCCGTGGTCAAATCTTAATAACCATGCTTATGTCACGCCATTGCAAGGTGCTGTGCTTGATGGACCGGATACTTTAATTTGGAATAACGAATTTAATGATTTTGCAACATTAAAATTAAAGGCTATAAGCGATCGTCACGTTGTGCTGACTGGGCAAAATAAAGAATATTACTATTGGGCTATTAATAATGCAGTGTCTACTCAAGCTGCTCCATATAAGCGCTACCCTATATTGCAGTACCGCGATGAAGACAATGCGGAATTAGATCTGAAGGCTAACCCGCTGCGTGCCGATTTCTTTATCCGTATGCAGACATGGTCGCCTAGAAAATATTATGCCGAGATCAGTTTCACGTTGATATTAGATGGCAACGATAATCCTGTTTTCTACACATCGGATCAAGTTGATTTTTACCAGAATCACTTTGGGGTCAACCCAACACCGATCCATCACAATCATGCAACCTATCTCAGCAACGTCAACCAGCTGACCTGTCACACGGGCTTAAGCGTGGCGGATCTAGAACGCGCGCTGTGCACGCGAGTCGGTGGCGATACTGTGATAGTGTCGCCCCATATTGTGGTTCGTAATGCAATCTTCACTAACGGAAAGACCGATCAAACCCCTCATATGCCTTACCATTATGGTGCCGTCTACCTACATGCGGGTAAAAGACCAGCGATTGAAATGGTAGAGGATAAAGATGGTAATCTTACACTCACTGGTTTGACCGATGACCGTCTGGATCGATTGAACCGTCTGATTCGCATGCAGCGTGCATTGGACTTGCCATTTGACCAACTGGATTATTTTATCTCAGCCGGCATGCGTGCCGAAGGTGTCGATCCGCTTCAAGCGGATGGCAATTTGGGACTGTACACAAACACAAATACGTTGCGGCTGCTTGGGGTCTTTCGTCATTACCAGCAGCGTTACGGCGTTACGGCCGAACAGTTCGCCGCCGTCGTGCATCAAATCACACCGTATGCGATTACTCCCAATGTGCCCATGTTGGACCGCTTATTTAACAGCAAACAGCTATTTGACCAATCGTACACGCTGGACTGGGAAAACGTAGATTATACGGCGACGGCCACCACTGTGGATAAGGAGCGGGACGCACGTATTGTCAAGCAATTGGCAGCGGGTTTAAAGCTCACCGATGCGGAGTTTTTGCTGCTGGTGGACCTTGTTGCTCAGTATCAAGGCAATCAAGCTAATCATACCTTTCCCAATAGCTTAAATGCCGTCTCCGCGCTGTACCGGCTGGCTAGCATTCCGCGTTGGTTGGGGCTGACCATTGCAAGTGGTTTGGCGTTCATTCGCTTACTAGATCAGGCCAAGTGGTTAGGCGATGACTGCTCGTTGCTTGCGCAGTTGGCAGGTGTACCCGCGATTGCGGTATTGGATAATAACGGCCGACCGCAAGCTAATGACATACTCGATGGGCTGATGCTGCTGTCCATCGCGACTGACTGGTTGCACGCGCAGGAGGTGAGCGTGGCACAATGCGCTGCATGGCTGTTGCCTGTGCCGCCGCAAATGGGTAATCAACGTCAGTTAGACTTGATTCAGCAGCTGAGCCAAGGTATCAGTCACAGTGTCGTGACACCCACCCGTTATGCTCAATCGGGTGCGCCAACAACGGATACTGAGGGCGTGGCGCTGGATTGGGCAACGCTGATGCAACAAGCCAATTTGGTTGATGCACAGGGGCTAGTACAAGACAATGCGGACACGGTTTCGCAAGACAGTATCACAGCAGCCGTGCAGACCGTTGTCATGGCGCAAGCACTGAATAAGGACAGTCAGGCGCAGGCCACGACCGCACTGAGTGCATTACTTTATAACGCGCAGCAGTCGCAGCACGGTATCCTGGCGAGCACATTGGCCCAATTGCTGGCGGTGCCGCAAGCGCTGGTGCGGCCGCTTGTGCAATGGGCTGGCAGTACGCCCTGTGAGTTTTTAAATCAAACCTTGGCTCAAAAGTCGGTGACCTGCCCACAGCAAATTACCGATACTTACCTGAAGCTACTCGCGATGCTATCGCGCGGCGCACAGCTAGCCGCCTGTTTTGAGCTGAGTGCGGCGATGTTAAACAGCTACTTGGCGCAGCCTGGCTGGTTTGGCGAGTGCGAACCGAACCTCACGACGCTAAGCTTTGCGACACTGTATCACCTCGGTTGTTATCGCGACTGGTTGCATCACACGTCGCACACCGAGAACGATCTGCTTGCATATCTGGGGCGGGTCAACAGCGACGCGCCACCGTCGGCGCAAGATGCCGCCCCGCTGCTGGCAACTTTACTGGGTTGGCAGGCCAGTGAAGTGCAAGCTGCAGCGGCCTATGTGATGGGTGATGCCGATACGCCAGCGCGCACCATACCGCAAATTGCAACGATCTTACGCTTATACCGCTTGTCGCAGCAAACGGGCTTGGCGGTTGCGTCATTGACTTCAACGATCAGCATTCGTACCAACAGTGACTACGCGAGCTGGCAGCGACTAGGACAGGCAGTAGCCGCCGCCAGTGAACAGGTCACGACGGCCATGCATTAG